One genomic segment of Heptranchias perlo isolate sHepPer1 chromosome 3, sHepPer1.hap1, whole genome shotgun sequence includes these proteins:
- the inhbaa gene encoding inhibin subunit beta Aa, translating to MSVYLLGGLFLLLGGIWARASPTLPAQEGPVSDCPTCSLPKLQPDLAGTDNQLVEAVKRHILNMLHLKNRPNITHPVPKAALLNALKKLHVGRVREDGRVEIEEHSSSKSVLNEPEQASEIISFAEAGPSQDVVHFQIAKEEDGDLSLVDQANVWLYLKLSNKSNRSRSKVTIKLYQEGDGSKAISEKQVDIKRSGWHTLPVSRTVQATLATQERSLMLKVSCDLCREAAVSPVLIEPAEKDESHRPFLMLLVRESDAHTHRIRKRGLECDGKINICCRKQFYVNFRDIGWSDWIIAPPGYYGNYCEGECPSHIAGTSGSSLSFHSAVINHYRIRGYSPFNNIKSCCVPTKLRAMSMLYYDDGHNIVKKDIQNMIVEECGCS from the exons ATGTCAGTTTACCTGCTCGGTGGATTATTTTTGCTGCTCGGTGGGATTTGGGCGCGGGCTTCTCCCACCTTACCTGCCCAGGAGGGGCCGGTGTCGGACTGCCCGACTTGCTCCCTGCCCAAGCTGCAGCCGGACTTGGCGGGCACTGACAATCAGCTGGTGGAAGCCGTGAAGAGGCACATCCTGAACATGCTGCACTTGAAGAACAGGCCCAACATCACCCATCCGGTGCCCAAAGCCGCACTTTTAAACGCCTTGAAGAAACTGCATGTAGGACGGGTGCGAGAGGACGGGAGAGTGGAAATCGAAGAGCATTCGTCCAGCAAATCAGTACTGAACGAACCCGAACAGGCTTCGGAGATCATCAGCTTCGCTGAAGCAG GTCCGTCCCAGGATGTTGTGCACTTTCAGATCGCCAAGGAGGAAGATGGTGACCTGTCCCTGGTGGATCAGGCCAATGTCTGGCTCTACCTGAAGCTCTCGAACAAATCCAACCGAAGCAGGAGTAAAGTGACCATCAAGCTGTACCAAGAAGGAGATGGCAGCAAGGCCATCAGCGAGAAGCAAGTGGACATCAAGAGGAGCGGCTGGCATACCCTCCCGGTGTCCAGGACTGTGCAGGCCACACTGGCCACCCAGGAGAGGTCCCTGATGCTGAAGGTTTCCTGCGACCTGTGCCGGGAGGCCGCCGTCTCCCCCGTCCTCATAGAGCCGGCGGAGAAGGACGAGTCGCACCGCCCCTTCCTGATGCTGCTGGTCCGGGAATCGGACGCTCACACTCATCGGATCCGCAAGCGGGGGCTGGAGTGCGACGGAAAGATCAACATCTGCTGCAGGAAACAGTTTTACGTGAATTTCCGAGACATCGGCTGGAGTGACTGGATCATAGCGCCGCCTGGGTACTATGGGAACTACTGCGAGGGCGAATGTCCGAGTCACATCGCCGGGACCTCGGGCTCGTCCCTCTCCTTCCACTCGGCTGTCATCAACCATTACAGGATCAGGGGTTACAGCCCTTTCAACAACATCAAATCGTGTTGTGTCCCCACCAAACTCAGGGCAATGTCCATGCTGTATTACGATGACGGGCACAACATTGTGAAAAAGGACATCCAGAACATGATCGTGGAGGAGTGTGGCTGCTCGTAA